From one Thermatribacter velox genomic stretch:
- a CDS encoding carbohydrate ABC transporter permease, with the protein MPMVMGRKERWLLPLLLLTPAFALMIVIVAYPLFQAVRLSFFKVSLLRPDLAKLVWFDNYLRMFKNEVFYRAFLNSLIWIGGCVSIQFVVGLFGALLLRCKFPGRALVRGLTLIPWATSSVLVALMWTWMLDGNYGVINDLLTRFGILSGYVPWLAQPNTALWGVIIANVWQGAPFFAVMLLAAMQNVPAELYEAAYIDGAGRVKQFFYVTLPLIMPTIIITTMLRLIWTANYMDLILIMTGGGPGYSSMTMPLLAYITAYKRLRVGEAASIAVFQAIFLIVAIGVYLRILQGREKEEMFIA; encoded by the coding sequence ATGCCTATGGTTATGGGGCGGAAGGAGCGGTGGCTTTTGCCGCTCCTTCTTCTTACTCCTGCTTTTGCTTTGATGATAGTGATTGTTGCTTATCCTCTCTTTCAAGCAGTGCGCCTTTCTTTTTTTAAGGTTTCTCTTTTGCGTCCAGATTTGGCGAAACTGGTCTGGTTTGATAATTACTTGAGGATGTTCAAGAATGAAGTTTTTTATCGAGCTTTTTTAAACTCACTAATCTGGATTGGTGGTTGTGTTTCTATTCAATTTGTAGTGGGCTTGTTCGGAGCGCTGCTTTTGCGCTGCAAGTTTCCTGGTAGGGCACTGGTTCGCGGTTTAACTCTTATTCCTTGGGCCACGTCCAGTGTGCTGGTGGCTCTCATGTGGACCTGGATGCTCGACGGAAACTATGGGGTGATCAATGACCTACTGACCCGTTTTGGGATTCTAAGCGGCTATGTTCCCTGGCTTGCACAGCCTAACACTGCACTCTGGGGAGTTATTATAGCCAACGTTTGGCAGGGAGCCCCCTTCTTTGCAGTAATGTTACTGGCAGCCATGCAAAATGTTCCTGCAGAACTCTATGAAGCTGCTTATATCGATGGAGCAGGAAGAGTCAAGCAATTTTTTTATGTTACTTTACCTTTAATTATGCCCACCATTATTATTACCACTATGCTTCGCTTGATCTGGACTGCCAATTATATGGATCTTATTTTAATTATGACTGGAGGTGGTCCAGGTTATAGCAGTATGACTATGCCGCTCCTTGCTTACATTACTGCTTACAAAAGGTTGAGGGTGGGCGAGGCAGCGTCTATAGCAGTTTTTCAGGCCATTTTTCTAATCGTTGCTATTGGGGTTTACTTGCGTATTTTGCAGGGAAGAGAGAAGGAGGAGATGTTTATTGCTTAA
- a CDS encoding carbohydrate ABC transporter permease, with product MLKNKLRKASFMIVLFVVLWLTFILFPYLWMFNTSLKPQDELYSSPIRYFPSKPTFSAYRLLIQTTPFSRYFVNSLLVVGGTILLSGSAAIAAAYAFSRFDFLGRRKLLSFFLVSQMFPAVLLVLSLFFIVKSLGLINTPFALILSHSTFALPFTTWLMTGFLNSIPRELDEAATIDGANRWQVFRYVLLPLSAPGIVASLTYVFIFSWNEFIYALTFTSDTAARTLPVGLHSFMGEYIIRWDLLTAGGVLTCLPVVFFFTLVQRHLVQGLTAGAVKG from the coding sequence TTGCTTAAAAACAAGCTTCGAAAAGCTTCTTTTATGATTGTGCTGTTTGTAGTTTTATGGCTTACTTTTATTCTCTTTCCTTACCTGTGGATGTTTAATACTTCTCTTAAGCCCCAGGACGAGCTTTATAGTTCGCCAATACGCTATTTCCCATCCAAGCCTACTTTTTCTGCCTACCGGTTGCTAATCCAGACCACTCCCTTTTCCCGTTATTTCGTAAACAGTTTGCTGGTTGTTGGGGGCACCATACTTCTTTCTGGCAGTGCTGCAATTGCTGCAGCCTACGCTTTTTCACGTTTCGATTTTCTGGGTAGGCGCAAGCTCCTATCGTTTTTTCTGGTTAGTCAGATGTTTCCCGCTGTGTTGCTGGTGCTCTCGCTCTTCTTTATAGTGAAAAGCTTGGGTTTAATTAACACTCCGTTTGCGCTAATACTTTCTCACAGCACCTTTGCTCTTCCTTTTACCACCTGGTTGATGACCGGTTTTTTGAACTCTATACCCCGGGAGCTCGATGAGGCGGCAACCATCGATGGAGCAAACCGCTGGCAGGTTTTTCGTTATGTGCTTTTGCCTCTCTCAGCACCGGGCATTGTTGCCTCATTGACCTATGTGTTCATTTTTTCCTGGAATGAGTTTATTTATGCACTTACTTTCACTTCGGATACCGCTGCTCGCACTCTTCCAGTTGGTTTGCATTCTTTCATGGGAGAATACATTATTCGTTGGGATTTGCTGACTGCAGGGGGTGTGCTTACCTGTCTTCCTGTAGTGTTTTTCTTTACCCTGGTACAGAGGCACCTGGTACAGGGACTTACTGCGGGTGCCGTTAAGGGTTGA